The proteins below are encoded in one region of Sulfolobus islandicus Y.N.15.51:
- a CDS encoding NAD(P)/FAD-dependent oxidoreductase has product MILILGGGFAGVSAYNQNKENSLVVDRKDYFLLTPWIIDFICGMKKLEDIIVKYKKVILGNVQKIDFKNKKVILDNSKELTYDKLIVSLGHHQNLPRLKGAKEYAHKIETLEDAIELKRRLNEVKDITIIGGGATGVELAGNIKGKKITLVQRRNRLLPTMSTASSKKAEDLLRELGVNLMLGVEAIEIKKDSVVTSYGEIKTELTIFAGGLKGPQIVGNLHANKNHRLLVDKNLKSIEYNDVYGAGDCVTFEDKEIPMTADIAVAAGRVVMKNILGNEIEFKPKRLATTIRIRNEFFGDFGENYVEGKFAKILKDISYLESLLLPRRLRE; this is encoded by the coding sequence ATGATACTTATCTTAGGTGGAGGATTCGCAGGAGTTTCAGCTTATAATCAAAATAAAGAAAATTCCTTAGTAGTCGACAGAAAGGACTATTTTCTTTTAACGCCATGGATAATTGATTTTATATGCGGAATGAAGAAATTGGAAGATATTATAGTAAAATATAAGAAAGTTATACTTGGAAATGTGCAAAAAATTGATTTTAAAAATAAGAAAGTTATACTTGATAATAGTAAGGAATTAACTTATGATAAACTTATAGTAAGCTTAGGTCATCATCAAAATCTTCCACGATTAAAAGGAGCTAAAGAGTATGCGCACAAAATAGAAACATTAGAAGATGCTATAGAGTTAAAGAGAAGATTAAATGAAGTTAAGGATATAACTATCATAGGGGGAGGTGCAACTGGTGTAGAGTTAGCTGGGAATATAAAGGGGAAGAAGATCACTTTAGTTCAAAGAAGAAATAGATTACTACCAACTATGTCCACTGCCTCGTCAAAAAAGGCTGAAGATCTATTAAGAGAGTTAGGAGTCAATCTAATGTTAGGAGTAGAAGCTATAGAAATCAAAAAAGATTCTGTAGTCACAAGTTATGGTGAGATTAAAACTGAATTAACTATTTTCGCAGGAGGCTTAAAAGGACCACAAATAGTAGGCAATTTACATGCTAATAAAAACCATAGACTACTCGTAGACAAAAATCTTAAGTCAATTGAATATAATGACGTTTATGGCGCAGGTGATTGTGTAACATTTGAAGATAAGGAAATTCCAATGACTGCAGATATTGCAGTTGCTGCTGGAAGAGTAGTCATGAAGAACATATTAGGTAATGAAATAGAATTTAAGCCTAAAAGATTAGCTACGACAATCCGAATTAGAAATGAATTCTTTGGGGACTTTGGGGAAAATTATGTAGAAGGCAAATTTGCTAAAATACTTAAAGACATTTCTTACCTGGAATCATTACTTTTACCTAGACGTTTGAGAGAATAA
- a CDS encoding pyruvate oxidase: MPSVAEVIIRVLEDNGIQRIYGIPGDSIDPLVDAIRKSKVKYVQVRHEEGAALAASVEAKITGKPSACMGTSGPGSIHLLNGLYDAKMDHAPVIALTGQVESDMIGHDYFQEVNLTKLFDDVAVYNQILINPENAEYIIRRAIREAISKRGVAHINLPVDILRKSSEYKGSKNTEVGKVKYSIDFSRAKELIKESEKPVLLIGGGTRGLGKEINRFAEKIGAPIIYTLNGKGILPDLDPKVMGGIGLLGTKPSIEAMDKADLLIMLGASFPYVNFLNKSAKVIQVDIDNSNIGKRLDVNLSYPIPVAEFLNIDIEEKSDKYYEELKGKKEDWLDSISKQENSLDKPMKPQRVAYIVSQKCKKDAVIVTDTGNVTMWTARHFRASGEQTFIFSAWLGSMGIGVPGSVGASFAVENKRQVISFVGDGGFTMTMMEMITAKKYDLPVKIIVYNNSKLGMIKFEQEVMGYPEWGVDLYNPDFTKIAESIGFKGFRLEEPKEAEEIIEDFLNTKGQALLDAIVDPNERPMPPKLTFKQAGEYVLSIFREKLEGI; the protein is encoded by the coding sequence ATGCCATCAGTTGCAGAAGTAATAATAAGAGTATTAGAAGATAATGGAATTCAAAGAATATATGGAATTCCTGGAGATTCCATTGACCCTTTAGTTGACGCGATAAGAAAATCTAAAGTAAAATACGTACAAGTAAGACATGAAGAAGGTGCAGCTTTAGCTGCCTCGGTCGAAGCGAAAATAACTGGTAAGCCTTCAGCATGTATGGGTACTTCTGGTCCTGGATCAATCCATTTATTAAATGGATTATACGATGCAAAAATGGATCATGCTCCAGTAATAGCGCTAACTGGACAAGTAGAGTCAGATATGATAGGTCACGATTATTTTCAAGAAGTTAACCTAACTAAGTTATTTGATGATGTGGCAGTATATAATCAAATTTTAATTAACCCAGAAAACGCGGAATATATAATAAGGAGGGCTATAAGAGAGGCTATTTCCAAAAGGGGAGTAGCTCACATAAATTTACCAGTAGATATTCTCAGAAAGTCCTCAGAATATAAGGGTAGCAAGAATACTGAAGTAGGTAAAGTTAAATATTCGATAGATTTTTCTAGAGCTAAGGAATTAATCAAAGAAAGTGAGAAACCAGTTTTACTAATTGGAGGAGGGACTAGAGGCCTAGGTAAAGAGATAAATAGGTTTGCTGAAAAAATAGGAGCACCAATAATATATACATTAAATGGTAAGGGGATTTTACCAGATTTAGATCCTAAAGTTATGGGCGGAATAGGTCTTTTAGGAACTAAGCCTTCCATAGAGGCGATGGATAAGGCTGATTTATTAATAATGTTAGGCGCATCATTTCCTTACGTTAATTTTCTAAATAAGAGTGCCAAAGTGATACAGGTTGATATAGATAATTCTAATATAGGTAAGAGGTTAGATGTTAATCTCTCTTATCCGATTCCAGTTGCTGAGTTCCTAAATATAGATATCGAAGAGAAATCAGATAAATACTATGAAGAGTTAAAAGGAAAGAAGGAAGATTGGCTAGATTCTATAAGTAAGCAGGAGAATAGTTTAGATAAACCAATGAAACCTCAGAGAGTAGCTTATATAGTTTCCCAGAAGTGCAAGAAAGACGCAGTAATAGTTACTGATACTGGAAATGTAACTATGTGGACTGCTAGACACTTTAGAGCTTCAGGAGAGCAAACCTTTATATTTTCTGCTTGGCTAGGTTCAATGGGCATTGGAGTCCCAGGAAGTGTAGGAGCTTCTTTTGCTGTAGAAAATAAAAGACAAGTTATTTCTTTTGTAGGAGATGGAGGTTTTACTATGACTATGATGGAAATGATAACTGCTAAGAAATATGATCTTCCAGTTAAAATAATCGTTTATAATAATTCTAAATTAGGAATGATAAAATTTGAACAAGAAGTAATGGGGTACCCAGAATGGGGAGTCGATTTATATAACCCAGATTTCACAAAGATAGCTGAATCTATTGGATTTAAAGGATTTAGATTAGAAGAGCCAAAAGAGGCTGAGGAAATAATAGAAGATTTTCTAAACACTAAAGGACAGGCACTTTTAGATGCAATAGTAGATCCAAATGAGAGACCAATGCCACCTAAACTAACTTTTAAGCAAGCTGGAGAATACGTTCTTTCAATATTTAGAGAGAAATTAGAGGGTATTTAA